A single window of Brassica napus cultivar Da-Ae unplaced genomic scaffold, Da-Ae ScsIHWf_900;HRSCAF=1275, whole genome shotgun sequence DNA harbors:
- the LOC106390684 gene encoding membrane-bound O-acyltransferase gup1-like isoform X1, whose product MSKTQLDQSWIGTQNGNRESFLLYSSTPSLSTPMLYGYPFVSLTLRGLAPGWLIPSRRNDVSDAQWRNFRGNLPILSFVFAVFTVIANGSRSLFKLKAKGMTILWLFLSLVYLTYLHGACVIFILSIATANFLLVKVFARKKFFPFMLWAFNLFFLLCNRIYEGYSFSIFGPQFEYLDNFRGTFRWHICFNFVVLRMISFGYDYHWGQLDSHFDLEKHVTRCSLCKLGKTCYVVRQEKDIASDSSCSFSLYLCYLVYAPLYLAGPIISFNAFASQLDVPQNTHSVKDVARYGLRWLFSFLLMELMTQFFYYNAFVISGLWRELSPVEIFIIGYGVLNFMWLKFLLLWRYFRFWSLVNGIETVENMPNCINNCYSLETFWKTWHASFNRWLIRYMYIPLGGSRRKFLNVWVVFTFVAVWHDLEWKLLSWAWLTCLFFMPEMLLKSASNAIKVQSAFGEFLLRELKALSGAVTITCLMMANLAGYVIGPSGLSLFVSSFLSKEGLPVLGGVFFSFYVGTKLMFHIKDLRSGVHRPR is encoded by the exons ATGTCAAAAACCCAGCTAGATCAGTCATGGATCGGTACGCAAAATGGAAACAGAGAGAGCTTCTTGTTATACTCTTCTACGCCGTCGCTTTCTACGCCTATGCTCTACGGATATCCCTTCGTCTCTCTCACG CTCCGCGGTTTAGCTCCTGGCTGGCTCATCCCTAGTCGACGCAAT GATGTATCCGATGCTCAATGGAGGAACTTCCGCGGAAACTTGCCAATTCTCAGTTTCGTTTTCGCTGTTTTCACCGTGATTGCAAATGGATCTAGGTCTCTTTTCAAATTGAAAGCCAAAGGAATGACCATCTTGTGGCTTTTCTTGTCACTTGTATACTTGACTTACTTACATGGAGCTTG CGTCATTTTCATTCTCTCCATCGCAACAGCTAATTTCCTCCTTGTTAAG GTTTTTGCGCGGAAAAAGTTCTTTCCTTTCATGCTTTGGGCTTTCAACTTATTCTTCCTCTTGTGCAATCGTATTTATGAAGGCTATTCCTTCTCCATTTTCGG GCCACAGTTTGAGTACCTGGACAACTTTAGGGGCACGTTCAGATGGCATATATGCTTTAACTTTG TCGTTCTGCGCATGATAAGTTTTGGATATGATTATCACTGGGGTCAACTGGATTCTCATTTTGATCTGGAG AAACACGTAACGCGCTGCTCGTTATGTAAGTTGGGGAAGACTTGCTACGTAGTTCGACAG GAGAAAGATATAGCAAGTGACAGCAGCTGCAGTTTTTCTTTATACCTTTGTTATTTGGTCTATGCCCCCTTGTACCTTGCGGGGCCAATCATAAGCTTCAATGCCTTTGCCTCTCAG CTAGATGTGCCACAGAATACTCATTCAGTGAAAGATGTTGCACGATATGGATTGCGTTGGTTATTCAGCTTTTTGCTGATGGAACTTATGACGCAATTCTTCTATTACAATGCCTTTGTGATCAG TGGTCTGTGGAGAGAATTATCTCCTGTGGAAATATTTATCATCGGATACGGA GTGCTAAACTTCATGTGGCTCAAGTTCCTTCTTTTATGGAGATATTTCCGCTTCTGGTCTTTG GTGAATGGCATTGAAACTGTTGAGAACATGCCGAATTGCATTAATAATTGCTATAGCCTGGAAACATTCTGGAAAACCTGGCATGCATCGTTTAATAGGTGGCTTATCAG GTATATGTATATTCCTCTGGGTGGATCACGAAGAAAGTTTCTGAATGTGTGGGTTGTATTCACATTTGTTGCCGTGTGGCATGATTTAGAATG GAAGCTTCTTTCATGGGCATGGTTAACATGTTTATTCTTCATGCCAGAAATGTTGCTGAAATCAGCATCCAATGCAATTAAG GTTCAGAGTGCTTTTGGAGAGTTTCTCCTTCGTGAACTCAAGGCGTTGTCTGGCGCTGTGACAATCACATGCCTCATG ATGGCAAATCTTGCTGGCTATGTCATCGGACCATCAGGTCTAAGCTTGTTTGTCTCCAGCTTTCTTAGTAAAGAAG GATTACCTGTTCTAGGCGGGGTGTTCTTTAGCTTTTACGTGGGTACAAAG CTGATGTTTCACATCAAGGACTTGAGAAGTGGGGTACATCGCCCGAGGTAG
- the LOC106390684 gene encoding membrane-bound O-acyltransferase gup1-like isoform X2 produces MDRYAKWKQRELLVILFYAVAFYAYALRISLRLSHDHYLKLRGLAPGWLIPSRRNDVSDAQWRNFRGNLPILSFVFAVFTVIANGSRSLFKLKAKGMTILWLFLSLVYLTYLHGACVIFILSIATANFLLVKVFARKKFFPFMLWAFNLFFLLCNRIYEGYSFSIFGPQFEYLDNFRGTFRWHICFNFVVLRMISFGYDYHWGQLDSHFDLEKHVTRCSLCKLGKTCYVVRQEKDIASDSSCSFSLYLCYLVYAPLYLAGPIISFNAFASQLDVPQNTHSVKDVARYGLRWLFSFLLMELMTQFFYYNAFVISGLWRELSPVEIFIIGYGVLNFMWLKFLLLWRYFRFWSLVNGIETVENMPNCINNCYSLETFWKTWHASFNRWLIRYMYIPLGGSRRKFLNVWVVFTFVAVWHDLEWKLLSWAWLTCLFFMPEMLLKSASNAIKVQSAFGEFLLRELKALSGAVTITCLMMANLAGYVIGPSGLSLFVSSFLSKEGLPVLGGVFFSFYVGTKLMFHIKDLRSGVHRPR; encoded by the exons ATGGATCGGTACGCAAAATGGAAACAGAGAGAGCTTCTTGTTATACTCTTCTACGCCGTCGCTTTCTACGCCTATGCTCTACGGATATCCCTTCGTCTCTCTCACG ATCATTACTTGAAGCTCCGCGGTTTAGCTCCTGGCTGGCTCATCCCTAGTCGACGCAAT GATGTATCCGATGCTCAATGGAGGAACTTCCGCGGAAACTTGCCAATTCTCAGTTTCGTTTTCGCTGTTTTCACCGTGATTGCAAATGGATCTAGGTCTCTTTTCAAATTGAAAGCCAAAGGAATGACCATCTTGTGGCTTTTCTTGTCACTTGTATACTTGACTTACTTACATGGAGCTTG CGTCATTTTCATTCTCTCCATCGCAACAGCTAATTTCCTCCTTGTTAAG GTTTTTGCGCGGAAAAAGTTCTTTCCTTTCATGCTTTGGGCTTTCAACTTATTCTTCCTCTTGTGCAATCGTATTTATGAAGGCTATTCCTTCTCCATTTTCGG GCCACAGTTTGAGTACCTGGACAACTTTAGGGGCACGTTCAGATGGCATATATGCTTTAACTTTG TCGTTCTGCGCATGATAAGTTTTGGATATGATTATCACTGGGGTCAACTGGATTCTCATTTTGATCTGGAG AAACACGTAACGCGCTGCTCGTTATGTAAGTTGGGGAAGACTTGCTACGTAGTTCGACAG GAGAAAGATATAGCAAGTGACAGCAGCTGCAGTTTTTCTTTATACCTTTGTTATTTGGTCTATGCCCCCTTGTACCTTGCGGGGCCAATCATAAGCTTCAATGCCTTTGCCTCTCAG CTAGATGTGCCACAGAATACTCATTCAGTGAAAGATGTTGCACGATATGGATTGCGTTGGTTATTCAGCTTTTTGCTGATGGAACTTATGACGCAATTCTTCTATTACAATGCCTTTGTGATCAG TGGTCTGTGGAGAGAATTATCTCCTGTGGAAATATTTATCATCGGATACGGA GTGCTAAACTTCATGTGGCTCAAGTTCCTTCTTTTATGGAGATATTTCCGCTTCTGGTCTTTG GTGAATGGCATTGAAACTGTTGAGAACATGCCGAATTGCATTAATAATTGCTATAGCCTGGAAACATTCTGGAAAACCTGGCATGCATCGTTTAATAGGTGGCTTATCAG GTATATGTATATTCCTCTGGGTGGATCACGAAGAAAGTTTCTGAATGTGTGGGTTGTATTCACATTTGTTGCCGTGTGGCATGATTTAGAATG GAAGCTTCTTTCATGGGCATGGTTAACATGTTTATTCTTCATGCCAGAAATGTTGCTGAAATCAGCATCCAATGCAATTAAG GTTCAGAGTGCTTTTGGAGAGTTTCTCCTTCGTGAACTCAAGGCGTTGTCTGGCGCTGTGACAATCACATGCCTCATG ATGGCAAATCTTGCTGGCTATGTCATCGGACCATCAGGTCTAAGCTTGTTTGTCTCCAGCTTTCTTAGTAAAGAAG GATTACCTGTTCTAGGCGGGGTGTTCTTTAGCTTTTACGTGGGTACAAAG CTGATGTTTCACATCAAGGACTTGAGAAGTGGGGTACATCGCCCGAGGTAG